The DNA window CGAAACGTAACTGGTCGTCACGAGAATGGGGCGGTGGTCTGAAGCGCCACGCGGCAGCGTCTTCACATCATCGATGCCCATGTTGACCGACGTCACGAAGTCGAAGTGCCCACGGAAGATCTTGTACCTGGAGTAGGTCCTCGCGTTGCTGAGCGACAGTTCGTAGCCCATCTCCTGGATCCGGCGACGCAGGTTGTTCTTAAAGATCGGGTAGTTGAAATCCCCCACCATCACGGTGGGGATGCCAGCGGCCAGCGATCCCAGTTCCCTGTGTGCCGTGGAGATCTGCTTGCGCCGCAGCGAGTTGGGGGCGGTCAGCGGTGCCGCGTGGAAAGAAGCAACCAGAATCTCGCGCTCGGCCTCACGGTCGTAGAGGCGCGACGCGATCAGTCGTTCGTTCGCCGGCGAGAACAGCCGGTCGTGCATCGACTTCTTGAGCTCGAACGCCGTCGTGTCCCCGATGGTGAATCGGTCTTCGTTCGCGTAGATGGCGAGACCGAGCCGGTTTGCCTTTGTCGCATCGGCGAGACGCAAGTGCCCAACCTTCTCGGGCAGAAGAACAGCATCCGCTTCCTGAAGGCAAAGCACGTCGACGTCATAGAGGCGTTCGATGTCGACGAGCTCTGCGCTGGCCGCGTGCTTGCGAAGGTTATAACTGACGATTCTGATGAGCTGTCCCCTGGTATGGCGAAAGTGCTAACGCACAAATTGTAGTGAGGCAGGATGTGGATTCAGTGCCAGCCGTAACGGTCCCTGAGGGCGGCTGCAACGCCGACATAGGAGCTCTTATCGATGGCGGATGCCTCACGACGCATTCCGAGCGGATGCACGCGGAACACCCGT is part of the Mycetocola zhujimingii genome and encodes:
- a CDS encoding endonuclease/exonuclease/phosphatase family protein, producing the protein MRIVSYNLRKHAASAELVDIERLYDVDVLCLQEADAVLLPEKVGHLRLADATKANRLGLAIYANEDRFTIGDTTAFELKKSMHDRLFSPANERLIASRLYDREAEREILVASFHAAPLTAPNSLRRKQISTAHRELGSLAAGIPTVMVGDFNYPIFKNNLRRRIQEMGYELSLSNARTYSRYKIFRGHFDFVTSVNMGIDDVKTLPRGASDHRPILVTTSYVSAEAESGQVSS